From a region of the Geothrix sp. 21YS21S-2 genome:
- a CDS encoding ATP-dependent Clp protease adaptor ClpS, producing the protein MAKPFSDDSRDSQGGAGTRTAPRTRLKLTPPVLWKVILHNDDFTTREFVVMILETVFRKPEAEAVRIMLDVHRRGTGVAGVYPFDVADTKVAQVRALAEEKEFPLLCTLEPEA; encoded by the coding sequence ATGGCCAAACCTTTCTCAGACGATTCCAGGGACAGCCAAGGCGGTGCGGGCACCCGCACCGCCCCCCGCACGCGCCTCAAGCTCACCCCCCCGGTGCTGTGGAAGGTCATCCTCCACAACGACGACTTCACCACCCGGGAATTCGTGGTGATGATCCTGGAGACGGTCTTCCGCAAGCCGGAGGCCGAGGCCGTGCGCATCATGCTGGACGTCCACCGCCGGGGCACGGGCGTGGCGGGCGTGTATCCCTTCGACGTGGCCGACACGAAGGTGGCCCAGGTGCGCGCCCTGGCCGAGGAGAAGGAGTTCCCGCTGCTGTGCACCCTCGAACCGGAGGCCTGA
- a CDS encoding SDR family NAD(P)-dependent oxidoreductase, with amino-acid sequence MANPLAVILGAGPGIGLAAALRFRREGFRVAMVARPGDDLEGFGKALDGGLVLGADLAGGVPTAAIEAWGGFPRVLLYNASAGAAGPAAELTPEQALADLRVNVAAALAGARWALPSMRAEGKGTLLFTGGGIGLKPQRGLASGSLGKAALRSLALSFAEELEPEGVHAAIVTVRGFVRAGTELSPEAVAACFWELHAQPRGSWDSERVMP; translated from the coding sequence ATGGCGAATCCACTTGCAGTGATCCTTGGGGCCGGGCCGGGCATCGGCCTCGCCGCCGCCCTCCGCTTCCGGCGGGAGGGCTTCCGGGTGGCCATGGTGGCCCGGCCCGGCGACGACCTGGAGGGTTTCGGGAAGGCCCTGGACGGGGGCCTCGTCCTGGGCGCGGACCTGGCCGGAGGCGTCCCCACGGCCGCCATCGAGGCCTGGGGGGGCTTCCCCCGGGTGCTGCTGTACAACGCCTCCGCGGGCGCCGCGGGACCTGCGGCGGAACTGACGCCCGAACAGGCCCTGGCCGACCTCCGGGTGAACGTGGCCGCGGCCCTGGCCGGGGCACGGTGGGCCCTGCCCTCCATGCGGGCCGAGGGGAAAGGCACCCTGCTCTTCACCGGCGGCGGCATCGGCCTCAAGCCCCAGCGGGGCCTTGCCTCGGGGTCCCTGGGCAAGGCCGCCCTGCGCAGCCTGGCCCTCAGCTTCGCCGAGGAGCTGGAGCCCGAGGGCGTCCACGCGGCCATCGTGACGGTTCGCGGCTTCGTGCGGGCGGGGACGGAGCTGAGCCCTGAGGCCGTCGCCGCGTGCTTCTGGGAGCTCCACGCCCAGCCGCGGGGTTCCTGGGACAGCGAGCGGGTTATGCCCTAG
- a CDS encoding phosphate acyltransferase has translation MPITRLEQMLEAVKSRPRRRLVAAYANDAHTIEAVHDAVERGIVEATLVGDEAVMRQVCADHGFDPARFTFVHEPVDTRAAAKAVALVKSAGGQILMKGLVSTDKYMRAILNKETGLMDSGAILSHVSVIEYASYPKLIVCGDVAVLPYPDLREKVAITNYVIGVAQALGIARPKVALIAASEQVLPKVQATMDAAVIAKMAERGQIKGAFVDGPMALDVAVDAESAATKGIAGDVAGDADCLVFPNIDAGNVFYKTSSKLAGCELAAMVAGAQAPCILSSRGDSVLTKLYSITLAALTAK, from the coding sequence ATGCCCATCACCCGTCTCGAACAGATGCTCGAAGCCGTCAAGTCCAGGCCCCGCAGGCGCCTGGTGGCCGCCTACGCCAACGACGCCCACACCATCGAGGCGGTGCACGACGCGGTGGAGCGCGGCATCGTCGAGGCCACGCTGGTGGGCGACGAGGCCGTGATGCGCCAGGTGTGCGCCGACCACGGCTTCGACCCCGCCCGGTTCACCTTCGTGCACGAGCCCGTGGACACCCGGGCCGCCGCCAAGGCCGTGGCCCTGGTGAAGAGCGCCGGCGGCCAGATCCTCATGAAGGGCCTGGTGAGCACGGACAAGTACATGCGCGCGATCCTCAACAAGGAGACGGGCCTCATGGATTCCGGCGCCATCCTCTCCCACGTCTCGGTGATCGAGTACGCGAGCTACCCCAAGCTCATCGTCTGCGGCGACGTGGCCGTTCTGCCCTATCCGGACCTCCGGGAGAAGGTGGCCATCACGAACTACGTCATCGGCGTGGCCCAGGCCCTGGGCATCGCCAGGCCCAAGGTGGCCCTCATCGCCGCCTCCGAGCAGGTGCTGCCCAAGGTGCAGGCCACCATGGACGCGGCGGTCATCGCCAAGATGGCGGAGCGGGGGCAGATCAAGGGCGCCTTCGTGGACGGCCCCATGGCCCTGGACGTGGCCGTGGACGCGGAGTCCGCCGCCACCAAGGGCATCGCCGGGGACGTGGCCGGGGACGCGGACTGCCTGGTGTTCCCCAACATCGACGCCGGCAACGTGTTCTACAAGACCAGCAGCAAGCTCGCCGGGTGCGAACTGGCGGCCATGGTGGCGGGGGCCCAGGCGCCCTGCATCCTCAGCTCCCGGGGCGACAGCGTCCTGACCAAGCTCTACTCCATCACCCTGGCGGCGCTCACCGCCAAGTGA
- the buk gene encoding butyrate kinase, with translation MFDIEGSMDQQILAEGRTRPAVIFPEALDPRIIEAACNLTRFARPVFLATEGEVREVIAKDLAHLDPTRVAFALSESAFVDIGKRPDLVGEFARLHQEEQRAEGREVNLFDAMCWASVPVNFGICAVAQGHADTVVGGVATGEKQFFRPMLKALRAQEHCCEAGIFVLPDEHPRDIMNENIVVFGDVGVNAVMTPEALAAAAVGTCAIARDLIPESVLPVIHGAIVSYSNRGSDEGPGPDLVRQATALVPALLEQRVQRGERYRSIRIEGEVKVSVALSQRSATYYQGGKDVKWPGSANVIICPNLDMGNLLYHLYATRFPDAKKFPVLFGLRFKGVDLAMDCTPEDIRLAVKASVLRMLKYGVWDETPKDTFFRRYRVLAINPGSTSTKIAFFEGDTERFTQELQHTAEELAPFDGMSITAQFAFRKEAILKFLADSGLTVDGLDAVAGRGGLLWPMSHGTFTVNEAMARDLLDGVQGDHASNLGGLIARELVAGSARPAFIVDPVVVDEVDEVARITGVKRIRRVVISHALNQIATARRYAEEQETFYERINVVVAHLGGGISVGAHCKGRYVDVNNALDGEGPFTPQRSGSLPVGQLIDLCFSGELTRDELKRLNKGRGGLIDLLGTADLRALEARYLAGEAEVVLVMDAMAYQIAKWITSLLPAFKGQPVDRVLLTGGMARCRPTVDYIRKAIAALGCGVTVYPGENEMAALAKGALRVLAGKETAKTYTGRA, from the coding sequence ATGTTCGACATCGAAGGGTCCATGGACCAGCAGATCCTCGCCGAGGGCCGGACGCGGCCGGCCGTGATCTTCCCCGAGGCCCTGGATCCGCGGATCATCGAGGCGGCCTGCAACCTCACCCGCTTCGCCCGGCCCGTTTTCCTGGCCACCGAGGGCGAGGTGCGGGAGGTCATCGCGAAGGACCTGGCGCACCTGGATCCCACCCGGGTGGCGTTCGCCCTCTCCGAGAGCGCCTTCGTGGACATCGGCAAGCGCCCCGACCTGGTCGGGGAGTTCGCGCGGCTCCACCAGGAGGAGCAGCGCGCCGAGGGCCGGGAGGTGAACCTCTTCGACGCCATGTGCTGGGCCTCGGTGCCCGTGAACTTCGGCATCTGCGCCGTGGCCCAGGGCCACGCGGACACCGTGGTGGGAGGCGTGGCCACCGGGGAGAAGCAGTTCTTCCGGCCCATGCTCAAGGCGCTCCGGGCCCAGGAGCACTGCTGCGAGGCGGGGATCTTCGTCCTTCCCGACGAGCATCCCAGGGACATCATGAACGAGAATATCGTCGTGTTCGGGGACGTGGGCGTCAACGCCGTCATGACCCCCGAGGCCCTGGCGGCCGCGGCCGTGGGCACCTGCGCCATCGCCCGCGACCTCATCCCCGAGTCCGTGCTCCCCGTGATCCACGGCGCCATCGTCTCCTACTCCAACCGCGGCTCCGACGAGGGCCCCGGCCCCGACCTGGTGCGCCAGGCCACCGCCCTGGTGCCGGCCCTGCTGGAACAGCGCGTCCAGCGCGGCGAGCGCTACCGGTCCATCCGGATCGAGGGCGAGGTGAAGGTGAGCGTGGCCCTCTCCCAGCGTTCGGCCACCTACTACCAGGGCGGCAAGGACGTGAAATGGCCGGGCTCGGCCAACGTGATCATCTGCCCCAACCTCGACATGGGCAACCTGCTCTACCACCTCTACGCCACCCGCTTTCCCGACGCCAAGAAGTTCCCCGTCCTCTTCGGCCTGCGCTTCAAGGGCGTGGACCTGGCCATGGACTGCACGCCCGAGGACATCCGCCTCGCGGTCAAGGCCTCCGTGCTGCGCATGCTCAAGTACGGCGTCTGGGACGAGACGCCGAAGGACACCTTCTTCCGCCGCTACCGGGTGCTGGCCATCAACCCCGGCTCCACCTCCACCAAGATCGCCTTCTTCGAGGGGGACACGGAGCGCTTCACCCAGGAGCTGCAGCATACCGCCGAGGAGCTGGCGCCCTTCGACGGCATGAGCATCACGGCCCAGTTCGCCTTCCGCAAGGAGGCCATCCTGAAGTTCCTGGCCGACAGCGGCCTGACGGTGGACGGCCTGGACGCCGTGGCGGGCCGGGGCGGGCTCCTGTGGCCCATGTCCCACGGCACCTTCACCGTCAACGAGGCCATGGCCCGGGACCTCCTGGACGGCGTCCAGGGCGACCACGCCTCCAACCTCGGCGGCCTCATCGCCCGGGAGCTGGTGGCCGGCTCCGCCCGGCCCGCCTTCATCGTGGACCCCGTGGTGGTGGACGAAGTGGACGAGGTCGCCCGGATCACCGGCGTCAAGCGCATCCGCCGGGTCGTCATCAGCCACGCCCTGAACCAGATCGCCACGGCCCGCCGCTATGCGGAGGAGCAGGAGACCTTCTACGAGCGCATCAACGTCGTCGTGGCCCACCTGGGCGGCGGCATTTCCGTGGGCGCCCACTGCAAGGGCCGCTATGTGGACGTGAACAACGCCCTGGACGGGGAGGGCCCCTTCACCCCCCAGCGCTCGGGGTCCCTGCCCGTGGGCCAGCTCATCGACCTGTGCTTCTCGGGAGAGCTCACCCGGGACGAGCTCAAGCGCCTCAACAAGGGCCGGGGCGGCCTCATCGACCTCCTGGGCACCGCCGACCTGAGGGCCCTGGAGGCCCGCTACCTGGCCGGGGAGGCCGAGGTGGTGCTGGTGATGGACGCCATGGCCTACCAGATCGCCAAGTGGATCACCTCCCTCCTGCCGGCGTTCAAGGGCCAGCCGGTGGACCGGGTGCTCCTCACCGGCGGCATGGCCCGCTGCCGGCCCACCGTGGACTACATCCGCAAGGCCATCGCGGCCCTGGGCTGCGGTGTCACCGTCTACCCCGGAGAAAATGAAATGGCCGCCCTTGCCAAGGGGGCCCTCCGGGTCCTGGCCGGGAAGGAAACCGCGAAAACTTATACCGGGCGAGCCTAA
- a CDS encoding ferritin-like domain-containing protein — MGTRGTSIVGMDVNELLKLLNAAYASEWLAYYQYWLGAKLIKGPMKDAVAAELNLHATEELGHALLLSNRIIQLGGTPVLAPSQWAEFSPCAYDAPADPYVGTLLDQNIAGEQCAISVYKNLMDITREADPVTYNIALTILTQEVEHEEDLQGLKEDLDLMFRTR, encoded by the coding sequence ATGGGAACGCGCGGAACCTCGATCGTCGGCATGGACGTCAACGAACTTCTGAAGCTCCTCAATGCCGCCTACGCCAGCGAGTGGCTGGCCTACTACCAGTACTGGCTGGGCGCCAAGCTCATCAAGGGCCCCATGAAGGACGCGGTGGCCGCCGAGCTGAACCTCCACGCCACCGAGGAGCTGGGCCACGCCCTGCTGCTGAGCAACCGCATCATCCAGCTGGGCGGCACGCCGGTCCTGGCCCCCTCCCAGTGGGCCGAGTTCAGCCCCTGCGCCTACGACGCCCCGGCGGACCCCTACGTGGGCACGCTGCTGGACCAGAACATCGCCGGGGAGCAGTGCGCCATCTCGGTCTACAAGAACCTGATGGACATCACCCGCGAGGCCGACCCCGTCACCTACAACATCGCCCTGACCATCCTCACCCAGGAGGTCGAGCACGAGGAGGATCTCCAGGGTCTCAAGGAGGACCTGGACCTCATGTTCCGGACGCGATGA
- a CDS encoding phosphoribosyltransferase: protein MAEKRYFSYNEIHRTVADLSREILASGFDPDVTVAIGTGGFIPARILKTYLKKPILTVGVKLYGDDNTIEGGPSKVQWIDEVERKLKGRRVLLIDEVDDTRTTLAYCLRELLSHQPAEIAVAVLHCKDKAKLDQIPPQVTRYWAGQHLEDIWVVYPWDAEDIDDHSRRAGA from the coding sequence ATGGCCGAGAAGCGCTATTTCAGCTACAACGAGATCCACCGCACCGTGGCCGACCTGTCCAGGGAGATCCTGGCCAGCGGCTTCGACCCCGACGTCACCGTGGCCATCGGCACCGGCGGCTTCATTCCCGCCCGCATCCTCAAGACCTATCTGAAGAAGCCCATCCTCACGGTGGGCGTGAAGCTCTACGGGGACGACAACACCATCGAGGGCGGCCCCTCCAAGGTCCAGTGGATCGACGAGGTGGAGCGCAAGCTGAAGGGCCGCAGGGTCCTGCTCATCGACGAGGTGGACGACACGCGCACCACCCTGGCCTACTGCCTGCGCGAGCTCCTCTCCCACCAGCCCGCGGAGATCGCCGTGGCCGTGCTGCACTGCAAGGACAAGGCGAAGCTGGACCAGATCCCGCCCCAGGTGACCCGCTACTGGGCCGGACAGCACCTGGAGGACATCTGGGTGGTCTACCCCTGGGACGCCGAGGACATCGACGACCATTCCCGCCGGGCGGGAGCCTGA
- a CDS encoding guanosine monophosphate reductase yields MPETAITFDDVLMIPAYNHHESRRIVDISMTDKSGKLTLELPIMTANMDTITEDAMADFIGGRGGIGTLHRFCTVEENVAMFLRCKTKVFCSVGTSEKEMERVEALKDAGAQYFCVDVAHGHAKYVGKMIKRMRQMLPNECIMAGNVATYAGADYLASVKADIIKVGIGPGSVCTTRIKTGFGVPQVTAIQECARADRSIVADGGIRYPGDIVKALAFGADFVMVGGMLAGTRPTPGDPILNDKGEPTHKSYRGMASKEAADDHLGGLTGWKTAEGVATKVPYREDEEEIIADIVGGLRSGLTYAGANTIRELQRKLNYMVVSPASRVESLPHKLLQ; encoded by the coding sequence ATGCCCGAAACCGCCATTACGTTCGACGACGTCCTGATGATACCGGCGTACAACCACCACGAGTCCCGCAGGATCGTGGACATCAGCATGACCGACAAGAGCGGCAAGCTGACGCTGGAACTCCCCATCATGACGGCCAATATGGACACCATCACCGAGGACGCCATGGCCGACTTCATCGGCGGGCGGGGCGGCATCGGCACCCTCCACCGGTTCTGCACGGTCGAGGAGAACGTGGCCATGTTCCTGCGCTGCAAGACCAAGGTGTTCTGCTCGGTGGGCACCTCGGAAAAGGAGATGGAGCGGGTGGAGGCCCTCAAGGACGCGGGGGCCCAGTACTTCTGCGTGGACGTGGCCCACGGGCACGCCAAGTACGTGGGCAAGATGATCAAGCGCATGCGCCAGATGCTTCCGAATGAGTGCATCATGGCGGGCAACGTGGCCACCTACGCCGGCGCCGACTACCTGGCCTCGGTGAAGGCCGACATCATCAAGGTGGGCATCGGGCCGGGCAGCGTCTGCACCACCCGCATCAAGACCGGCTTCGGCGTCCCCCAGGTCACCGCCATCCAGGAGTGCGCCCGGGCCGACCGGTCCATCGTGGCCGACGGCGGCATCCGCTACCCCGGCGACATCGTCAAGGCCCTGGCCTTCGGCGCCGACTTCGTCATGGTGGGCGGCATGCTGGCCGGCACCCGGCCCACCCCCGGCGACCCCATCCTCAACGACAAGGGCGAGCCCACCCACAAGAGCTACCGGGGCATGGCCAGCAAGGAAGCGGCCGATGACCACCTGGGCGGCCTGACCGGCTGGAAGACCGCCGAAGGGGTGGCCACCAAGGTCCCCTACCGGGAGGACGAGGAGGAGATCATCGCCGACATCGTCGGCGGCCTCCGCTCCGGCCTCACCTACGCCGGCGCCAACACCATCCGGGAACTGCAGCGCAAGCTCAACTACATGGTCGTCTCCCCCGCCTCGCGCGTGGAGAGCCTTCCCCACAAACTGCTCCAGTAG
- a CDS encoding deoxyribodipyrimidine photo-lyase yields the protein MTNLVWFREKDLRVADHGPLAEAGGGAVPVFLGPVSERLAPRLGDLAARLEALGSGLAWVPGDPLEELPRLAAMLGAEAVLAHGFTEPAARLLETRMAGALPCPLRLFSGETLAGPLGRHRVFSAFYRSFQQEARLEAPSATPQRLPALPELPRWPAGPLLPDLLAPFLENRLADYAQGRDRMDRDGTSLLSADLHFGRVSAASCWAAASGRPGAEAWQRQLVWRDFAHHLLREWPAVLEGPFQAGFRDFPWRSDPALLEAWVEGRTGYPLVDAAARQLMATGYVHNRARMVAASFLAKHLLLDYRLGEAHYLARLQDADLANNSMGWQWSAGCGCDAQPWFRVFNPVLQGRRFDPDGAYVRAWVPELAAVPARTIHSPWEGSLPAGYPPPIVDHAQARERFLSLAKAHLRRSSSGS from the coding sequence TTGACCAACCTGGTCTGGTTCAGGGAGAAGGACCTGCGCGTGGCGGACCACGGGCCCCTGGCGGAGGCGGGCGGCGGGGCCGTTCCGGTCTTCCTGGGCCCGGTTTCGGAGCGGCTCGCCCCCCGCCTGGGGGATCTTGCCGCCCGGCTGGAGGCCCTGGGGTCCGGCCTCGCGTGGGTGCCCGGGGACCCCCTGGAGGAGCTGCCGCGCCTGGCCGCAATGCTGGGCGCGGAGGCCGTGCTGGCCCACGGCTTCACGGAACCCGCCGCCCGGCTGTTGGAAACCCGCATGGCCGGGGCGCTCCCGTGCCCCCTGCGGCTCTTTTCCGGGGAAACCCTCGCCGGCCCCCTGGGCCGCCACCGGGTCTTCTCGGCCTTCTACCGCTCCTTTCAGCAGGAAGCCCGCCTGGAGGCCCCCTCGGCGACGCCGCAACGTCTGCCCGCCCTGCCCGAACTGCCCCGCTGGCCCGCCGGGCCCCTGCTTCCGGACCTGCTGGCGCCCTTCCTGGAGAACCGCCTGGCGGATTATGCCCAGGGCCGGGACCGCATGGACCGGGACGGCACCTCCCTGCTTTCCGCGGACCTCCACTTCGGCCGGGTGAGCGCCGCCTCCTGCTGGGCCGCGGCGTCCGGCCGCCCCGGTGCCGAAGCCTGGCAGCGGCAGCTGGTCTGGCGGGACTTCGCCCATCACCTCCTGCGGGAGTGGCCCGCCGTCCTGGAGGGCCCCTTCCAGGCCGGCTTCCGGGACTTCCCCTGGCGCAGCGACCCGGCCCTGCTCGAGGCCTGGGTGGAGGGCCGCACGGGCTACCCCCTCGTGGACGCCGCCGCCCGGCAGCTGATGGCCACGGGCTATGTGCACAACCGCGCCCGCATGGTGGCCGCCAGCTTCCTGGCCAAGCACCTGCTCCTGGACTACCGCCTGGGCGAGGCCCACTACCTGGCCCGCCTCCAGGACGCGGACCTGGCCAACAACTCCATGGGCTGGCAGTGGAGCGCCGGCTGCGGCTGCGACGCCCAGCCCTGGTTCCGGGTGTTCAACCCGGTGCTCCAGGGCCGGCGCTTCGACCCGGACGGCGCCTACGTGCGCGCCTGGGTCCCCGAGCTGGCGGCGGTGCCCGCGAGGACCATCCACAGCCCCTGGGAGGGGAGCCTGCCGGCGGGCTACCCGCCGCCCATCGTGGACCACGCCCAGGCCCGGGAGCGGTTCCTGAGCCTGGCCAAGGCCCACCTCAGGCGAAGTTCCTCGGGCTCGTGA
- a CDS encoding aspartate aminotransferase family protein, with protein MDTQEFRRLGHEMVEWIAAYRERMPELPVMSPLGPGDVKRLLPATPPQKGGGLDAVTGDLDRIVLPGITHWNHPGFFAYFPSNSDLASVLADMACAGLGAQGMSWQTSPAATEVEEVVMDWLRQMLGLGPEFTGVIQDTASTATFCALLCAREWSCAFGQSRGGFQAEEAPLVVYASDQAHSSIEKAALLAGFGRDNLRLIPTDANHALRLDLLEKAILEDLAAGRRPCAMVAAIGTTATTAVDPLAGMARLSARHGIWLHVDAAMAGTAMICPECRVMWEGIESADSLVLNPHKWMGTGFDLSAYFVKDPEHLIRVMSTNPSYLHTDQDGQVKNLRDWGIPLGRRFRALKLWFLVRSQGVEGLQARVRRDLANAQWLKAQVQATGGWELMAPVSLQTVCVRHVPEGMTDEAELRAHNLALLGAVNKSGKYYLTPSVLKGRQIIRVSIGSSATELADVEGLWEALIEASMRAAG; from the coding sequence ATGGATACCCAAGAGTTTCGACGCTTAGGCCATGAGATGGTCGAGTGGATTGCGGCCTACCGGGAGCGGATGCCGGAGCTTCCCGTGATGAGCCCCCTGGGTCCCGGAGACGTCAAGCGCCTCCTTCCCGCCACGCCTCCCCAGAAGGGCGGAGGGCTCGACGCCGTCACGGGGGACCTGGACCGCATCGTCCTGCCGGGCATCACCCACTGGAACCACCCGGGATTCTTCGCCTACTTCCCCTCCAATTCCGACCTGGCCTCGGTGCTGGCCGACATGGCCTGCGCGGGCCTGGGGGCCCAGGGCATGAGCTGGCAGACCAGCCCCGCCGCCACGGAGGTGGAGGAAGTGGTCATGGACTGGCTCCGGCAGATGCTGGGGCTCGGGCCCGAGTTCACCGGGGTCATCCAGGACACGGCCTCGACGGCCACCTTCTGCGCGCTGCTGTGCGCCCGGGAATGGTCCTGCGCCTTCGGCCAGAGCCGGGGCGGGTTCCAGGCCGAGGAGGCGCCCCTGGTGGTGTACGCCTCCGACCAGGCCCACAGCTCCATCGAGAAGGCCGCGCTTCTGGCGGGCTTCGGCCGGGACAACCTGCGGCTGATTCCCACGGACGCCAATCACGCCCTGCGCCTGGACCTTCTGGAGAAGGCCATTCTCGAGGACCTGGCCGCGGGGCGCCGGCCCTGCGCCATGGTGGCGGCCATCGGCACCACCGCCACCACGGCCGTGGACCCGCTCGCGGGCATGGCCAGGCTTTCGGCCCGCCACGGCATCTGGCTCCACGTGGACGCGGCCATGGCCGGCACGGCCATGATCTGCCCCGAGTGCCGGGTCATGTGGGAGGGCATCGAGAGCGCGGACTCCCTCGTGCTGAACCCCCACAAGTGGATGGGCACCGGCTTCGACCTCTCCGCCTACTTCGTCAAGGACCCCGAGCACCTCATCCGGGTCATGAGCACCAACCCCAGCTACCTGCACACCGACCAGGACGGCCAGGTGAAGAACCTGCGCGACTGGGGCATCCCCCTGGGCCGGCGCTTCCGGGCCCTGAAGCTGTGGTTCCTGGTGCGCTCCCAGGGCGTCGAGGGCCTCCAGGCCCGGGTGCGCCGGGACCTGGCCAACGCCCAGTGGCTCAAGGCCCAGGTGCAGGCCACCGGCGGCTGGGAGCTCATGGCCCCCGTGAGCCTCCAGACCGTGTGCGTGCGCCACGTCCCCGAGGGCATGACGGACGAGGCCGAGCTGCGGGCCCACAACCTCGCCCTTCTCGGGGCGGTCAACAAGTCGGGGAAGTACTACCTCACGCCCTCCGTCCTGAAGGGCCGCCAGATCATCCGGGTCTCCATCGGCAGTTCGGCCACGGAGCTCGCCGACGTGGAGGGGCTCTGGGAGGCGCTCATCGAGGCTTCCATGCGCGCCGCGGGGTGA
- the xseA gene encoding exodeoxyribonuclease VII large subunit, whose protein sequence is MDAPLSVKRLLEQIKTRIEPPFAAVCVAGEVSNARTSGRHWYFTLKEEGAALSCAVWASQQRFLKAAPRDGDRVVVKGSLNLYVAGGTLSLAVTHCEPAGKGDLQARLRQLEADLRAQGVFDRPRRPLPASPRKLGIVAALGGAALRDVLEVTLRRAPGVDLLIAPAAAQGDRSVPENLLALQEIQDAFWGCDAILMVRGGGSLEDLWSFNDPDLVKAVAACRLPIVTGVGHEIDTTLVDLAADRRAATPSQAAELATPDRAALASELRRRTEALVARMAWRLRGLESTLNLLSDSRGMHAVPDRLQRAGERLAALHHRLQLAGTGAFPRFQALVQRLHLAHPQRRLDKAGARLDLLRQRLAPAADGGLRRRAHRLEVLGARLGPMDPRGPLERGFVLVKDARGRVVTRAAQAGPKAQVELQWQDGVRGAELDPGP, encoded by the coding sequence TTGGACGCGCCGCTCTCCGTCAAACGGCTGCTTGAGCAGATCAAGACGCGGATCGAGCCCCCCTTCGCCGCCGTGTGCGTGGCCGGGGAGGTCTCCAACGCCCGCACCTCGGGGCGCCACTGGTACTTCACCCTCAAGGAGGAGGGCGCGGCGCTCTCCTGCGCGGTGTGGGCCAGCCAGCAGCGCTTCCTGAAGGCCGCGCCCAGGGACGGCGACCGCGTGGTGGTCAAGGGCTCCCTGAACCTCTACGTGGCCGGGGGCACCCTCTCCCTGGCCGTCACCCACTGCGAGCCCGCCGGCAAGGGCGACCTCCAGGCCCGGCTGCGCCAGCTGGAGGCCGACCTGCGCGCCCAGGGCGTCTTCGACCGGCCCCGGCGCCCCCTGCCGGCCTCCCCCCGGAAGCTGGGCATCGTGGCCGCCCTGGGCGGCGCGGCCCTGCGGGACGTCCTGGAGGTGACCCTGCGCCGGGCCCCCGGGGTGGACCTGCTCATCGCCCCCGCCGCGGCCCAGGGGGACCGCTCGGTGCCGGAGAACCTCCTCGCCCTGCAGGAGATCCAGGACGCCTTCTGGGGCTGCGACGCCATCCTCATGGTGCGGGGCGGCGGCAGCCTGGAGGACCTTTGGTCCTTCAACGACCCAGACCTGGTGAAGGCCGTGGCCGCGTGCCGGCTGCCCATCGTCACCGGCGTGGGGCACGAGATCGACACCACCCTGGTGGACCTGGCCGCGGACCGCCGCGCCGCCACGCCCAGCCAGGCCGCGGAATTGGCAACTCCCGACCGCGCGGCGCTGGCCAGCGAGCTGCGCCGACGCACCGAGGCCCTGGTGGCGCGCATGGCCTGGCGCCTGCGGGGCCTGGAGAGCACCCTGAACCTCCTCTCGGACAGCCGGGGCATGCATGCGGTTCCGGATCGCCTCCAGCGCGCCGGGGAACGCCTCGCGGCCCTCCACCACCGCCTCCAGCTGGCCGGCACCGGCGCCTTCCCCCGGTTCCAGGCCCTGGTCCAGCGCCTCCACCTGGCCCATCCCCAGCGGCGCCTGGACAAGGCCGGGGCCCGCCTGGACCTCCTGCGCCAGCGCCTCGCCCCCGCCGCCGACGGCGGCCTGCGCCGGCGCGCCCACCGCCTGGAGGTCCTGGGGGCCCGGCTCGGGCCCATGGATCCCCGGGGGCCCCTGGAGCGGGGCTTCGTGCTGGTCAAGGATGCCCGGGGGCGGGTCGTCACCCGCGCCGCCCAGGCCGGGCCGAAGGCCCAGGTGGAGCTGCAGTGGCAGGACGGGGTGCGGGGGGCGGAACTGGACCCTGGCCCTTGA